In Gimesia panareensis, the genomic window CGAAAGGGATGACATGTCAGAGTCACAGGGAGCCAGAATCATCGTCGTTGGTGGCGTCGCAGGAGGCGCCAGTGCCGCCGCGCGAGCCCGCCGCTGTAATGAACGGGCGGAAATTATTCTATTTGAGAAAGACGAATACGTCTCCTTCGCCAACTGTGGCCTGCCCTATTTCATCGGCGATGAGATCATCGAACGCAACAAACTGCTCGTCGCGACGCCCGAGCTGTTCAAAAAACGTTTCAACATCGACGTCCGCACGCGTCACCTGGTACAGTCGATTAACGTCGATAACAAAACCGTCTCTGTTCTCAATCGGGAATCCGGTGAGGAGACCGAAGAAATCTGGGATCGGCTGATCCTCTCCACCGGGGCGGCTCCCATCACTCCCCCGATCCCCGGGATCGACGCCGGGAATGTTTTTACACTGCGGAATCTGAATGACGCGGATGCCATCAAGGCTTTTATCACTGAGCACAACTGTAAGAAAGCCGTCGTCGTAGGCGCCGGCTTCATCGGACTGGAAATGGTCGAACAGCTTCACCACCTGAAGCTGGAATCGGAACTGGTTGAACTGCAGCCGCAGGTACTGCCTCCGCTCGATCCGGAACTGGCACGCCTCGTCCAGAATGAACTGACCGATCATGACATCAAGGTCCATCTGGGAACAGCGCTTGAAAAGATCCAGGTGGAAAATGGCAATGCCACTGGCGTGGAACTGGGCAATGGCACACAGATCGACACGGATGTGGTGATCCTGGGCATCGGCGTTTCACCCGCGATTGAACTGGCCAAAGCCGCGGGGATCGAGATCGGTGTCTGTGGTGGGATCGCCGTCAATGAGTTCATGCAGACCTCGCACCCGGAAGTGTACGCCGTCGGCGACGCCATCGATTATCAGCATGGCGTGCTGGAAGCACCGCAGCGGATCCCCCTCGCCGGTCCTGCCAATCGCGCCGGACGCATCGCGGGTCAACACGCCGCCAGCGATACCGCCGACCCCATGATTTCCCCCATGGGCACTGCCATCGTCCGCGTCTTCGGTCTGACCGCCGCGATCACCGGCCTCAGCAAAAAATCGGCGGAACGCAACCAGCGCCAGAATCGTTCGATCATTGTCGTTGGCAAACATCACGCCGGCTACTTTCCCGGCGCACAGCAGTTGTTCCTCAAGCTGA contains:
- a CDS encoding FAD-dependent oxidoreductase: MSESQGARIIVVGGVAGGASAAARARRCNERAEIILFEKDEYVSFANCGLPYFIGDEIIERNKLLVATPELFKKRFNIDVRTRHLVQSINVDNKTVSVLNRESGEETEEIWDRLILSTGAAPITPPIPGIDAGNVFTLRNLNDADAIKAFITEHNCKKAVVVGAGFIGLEMVEQLHHLKLESELVELQPQVLPPLDPELARLVQNELTDHDIKVHLGTALEKIQVENGNATGVELGNGTQIDTDVVILGIGVSPAIELAKAAGIEIGVCGGIAVNEFMQTSHPEVYAVGDAIDYQHGVLEAPQRIPLAGPANRAGRIAGQHAASDTADPMISPMGTAIVRVFGLTAAITGLSKKSAERNQRQNRSIIVVGKHHAGYFPGAQQLFLKLTYDPETGRILGAQSVGREGVDKRIDVIATALKFKGTVRDLTGVDLCYAPPFGSAKDPIHMAAFVACNDLDELTRIKEVDADLSGFQIVDVRSQQEVDTFRFPDITHIPVDELRGRLHEVDASRPIITVCHTGMRAYVAARILQQSGFENVHNLTGGMLMQRYARPELFE